In Erigeron canadensis isolate Cc75 chromosome 8, C_canadensis_v1, whole genome shotgun sequence, the DNA window TCAGAGCTAGAGTAAAGTGATTTTACGATAATAACATTTTCAACATACAGTTGTTTCTCCTCTGTTCACGAGACAAATCATGTTTATACATGATATTCCATCTAGAGTAAACATAATCATCTCAGACACTATATTATTAGGCAAAAAGCTAAGTTCATTACTGCACATTTGGTGTGGAGGACTGATATATTGTACACAAAAATTTGATAATGGTATAGCTTTAAAACTTAAATATGCGGACATGAAACTCTTTCAGATTATCTGATTTGCTATAGGTGTTATCCAGATAAGCTTAAAACAATAATGTGATTGTCATCTAGCAAACTTTCAAGAACTTCAAACTAATGGGAAGTTTAGCATGCATACATGAACTTAAAGTTAGTAGAAGAACTCACCTGACTTGCTTGATGAAACATCATCTCTTCAACTGTTGTAGGTATTACCTCAAACATCATCTCATGAACTTTTTCTTGATACTTTCTCACAGACTTGGCTGGATGTTCTTGGGCTCATCGAGTCTCAAACTTAATCAGAATAATATGCCAGATTCTAAACTTGGCCTTTGTGTAATCTCTCCACAAACAAAGAGCCTTACTACAACTCAAAAAATTACATTTGAAAGCAATAAATACTGCAACAACCTCTTTACATCTGATGTGCCTCTTGATCTAGATTAATTAATAGATCTTGACCATAGTTAGTTTGAGACCAACGCACAGACAAGTCACTCGATTACAATTAGATTAATTAGCCACTAATCAAAGAAAAGATATGTGTTATAAAAGCGATgcaagtaataaataaacaagCAAAGTAATTCTCACAATATAATAGAACTGTACAACATAATCCTTCAATTTTCAGAATTAAAACAGAGTAGATACTCAAGTGTACCCGTTAACAATCCTAAGTTAGCAGCACCTGGAAAACTTGAAATGTTCATCCAAATATCCTACTTTTCACAATTCTTTCCGCCTCACTCACAGTCAAATGCCTTATCAAATTTTTATTGAGCCACCTATCCCCTCCTTCTTTGCTGCCACGCAGTTGTTTATCCTCCATTGTCAATAACTTTAAACCCTCACTTAATTTCGGGAAGAACCCTTCAGGTCTCAAACACCATGCTTTGAAAACACCAAACAGAACTGTCACATCATTAGCAAGTCTTTCTACACCGCCATCACTAAACTTTGCATGGCTCATAAGAATGCCACTGAAAAGAAGTGAATCTATAGCAGTTGCCAGGTTTCTCCAAACTCCAACAAAATCCATCTTATTTAGATTTACTTCTAGTATTGTCATTTTTGCCTGCAAATAATCAAGCGCCCCAATGAATGATTTTGACACAGCCCAACCTTCTTCAGTCTTTTCCATCCATTGCTTCctgtttttaaaatattcacGACAGCAAGCATCAAACCCCCTTAAAGTAACAGTGGACAACTTCTCAACCCATTCAATTCTAAAGTTCTCCAGCTTACTAATTTCCTCATCAATTATACCACCAGAATCCATTTGCATTTCAAGAAAGAACACTTCCTCACACCATTCCTTTAATATACACTCAAAATACCGAGAAGCATTGATAGACTTTGTCACTTTAATCAAAGCATCATCATCTGTCAGAGCGGTCAAACCTTCGGCTTCTTGGCATCTTGAAAGTAAGATATccaaaaaatgatttataacgGATGCACCTGTCAATCTAATAAACCGTGCTTTCAAAGGAACACTTGGAATTGATCGGCACCGTTCAATGATAGATGATAAACGCCTGAGAAAAGCACTCGAGATTGCAGGTGAGCGATATGATTCTGAACCTGAAACAAGACCTGACTCTTGAACTTCCATCAACCATTTTTTCTCATCCTCGATTTCAGGCATCAGTTTATCAATTGCATCACTGAGTTCTATTTCAGCCCACAAATCAAGCCAGTCCGGTCGATCACAGAAAACAGATAAAGAAGATATCTTTTGTGTATTCTCATCTTCCTCAAGGGATAGTGTAACTCCAGACTGTGCTACAAGGCTTTTCActtttttatcaaaagaaatcaTTAAATCGATAAAATGTAACCATGATACTTTAGCTAGTGATTGATTTTCAGTAGTGCTTTCTTCATCAAGCTGACTTATATAAATAGGGAATATTTCCTTTGCCATATAAGTAGACAAGGATGATACCATGGCTGAAATCCATTCTTCCCTGCACGAATAACCTGACAACATTGCTTCATCAACAAGTGGCTGCAATAACTCGTCCATAGAATTGACATAATCTTGagttattttataaactaaagCAAAAATCAGCTCCGGTTTGTCAGACCACTTTGAAAA includes these proteins:
- the LOC122579665 gene encoding RINT1-like protein MAG2, with protein sequence MIEPLPLVSSLSPSVLSFLDAELHTADDLQQAPRLVSELQNDCRLLDQSLIDLNQRLGTSLFAYSTYSDEVGALFEDINAKLSSFQSSLSDGEGGEQKEKSETFLGKELPALAREVARVAAVRIYAETALKLDTLVGDIEDAVSFSVNRNLRKQTSSQNSEEARFAAISAIKLAEDVLTKVSRTRPQWSRLVSAVDHRVDRALAILRPQAIADYRSLLTSLNWPPPLSTLNHSNAEAKTSSESTNPLFTMRGDLKRQYCDSFLALCKIQELQMQRKSRQLQGQNHEFTLHQPLWAIEELVNPISIASQRHFSKWSDKPELIFALVYKITQDYVNSMDELLQPLVDEAMLSGYSCREEWISAMVSSLSTYMAKEIFPIYISQLDEESTTENQSLAKVSWLHFIDLMISFDKKVKSLVAQSGVTLSLEEDENTQKISSLSVFCDRPDWLDLWAEIELSDAIDKLMPEIEDEKKWLMEVQESGLVSGSESYRSPAISSAFLRRLSSIIERCRSIPSVPLKARFIRLTGASVINHFLDILLSRCQEAEGLTALTDDDALIKVTKSINASRYFECILKEWCEEVFFLEMQMDSGGIIDEEISKLENFRIEWVEKLSTVTLRGFDACCREYFKNRKQWMEKTEEGWAVSKSFIGALDYLQAKMTILEVNLNKMDFVGVWRNLATAIDSLLFSGILMSHAKFSDGGVERLANDVTVLFGVFKAWCLRPEGFFPKLSEGLKLLTMEDKQLRGSKEGGDRWLNKNLIRHLTVSEAERIVKSRIFG